The genomic region AGATTGATACAATATCTGTAAAAATGGTAAAGGACCAGGGTTTGCAATTGAATCCTACAAAGATATCAGGTGTTTGCGGCAGACTTTTGTGTTGTATGTCTTATGAATATCCATTTTATGCTTCTTGCAGGTCTTGTTTTCCAAATGTGGACGATATTGTTAAGGCTCCGCGCGGTAATGCAAGGGTCATAGAAAATAGATACTTGAAGAATTCATACGTCGTTATGTACGAAGACGGAGTAAAAGAAGAGATATTTAGAGATCATTGTTGCAATAAAAACGATGATAAAAAGACGTAATTTCTTATTAATATTTTTTAGTTTTGCATCGACTTTAATATTTCCCAAAAGCGCTAATGCCTCTTTGATCTCTACTCAGGAGGAGATCAAGATTGGTCGGGATGCTTCTAAGAGCTTTGAAAAGAAATACGGATTGTATGACGATCCATATTGGAACGAAAAAGTTTCAAGTATTGGTGCCAGGCTTGTAGCTGTCTGTGATAGAAGAGACCTGCCTTACACTTTTAAGATTGTAAATATAAATCAAATCAATGCTGTCTCTTTTCCAGGTGGGTTTATCTATGTGTACAAAGGACTACTAAATTTTGTTAAGTCTGATGATGAGCTTGCATGCGTCTTGGGGCACGAAATTGGTCACGTATGCAGGAGGCACGTAGTAAAAAATATTGAAAGACAGTTTTATGCGAATCTATTTTTGCAGGTTTTATTTTCCAAAAGTTCTTCTTTGTCTCAATATGTAGCTGGATTGA from Thermodesulfobium sp. 4217-1 harbors:
- a CDS encoding M48 family metallopeptidase, giving the protein MIKRRNFLLIFFSFASTLIFPKSANASLISTQEEIKIGRDASKSFEKKYGLYDDPYWNEKVSSIGARLVAVCDRRDLPYTFKIVNINQINAVSFPGGFIYVYKGLLNFVKSDDELACVLGHEIGHVCRRHVVKNIERQFYANLFLQVLFSKSSSLSQYVAGLTENLVMLGYSRDEEYEADHYGTIYAYRAGYNPCAMITFMERLKTVDKENLGKAYEIFSDHPSTDDRIKRLQKLDEELGVQCNVTL